In a single window of the Limnohabitans sp. 2KL-27 genome:
- the cyoE gene encoding heme o synthase, with translation MTVATARLPLTAWQQYHALTKPRVVQLIVFCALIGMVLAVPGVPSVAELKLGLWACIGIWLVAGAAAAFNCLVEKTIDAKMKRTAWRPTAKGELSDQQALLFSGVLCALGSAVLYVLVNPLTMWLTFATFVGYAIIYTVILKPLTPQNIVIGGASGAMPPVLGWAAMTGQVGPEALILFLIIFLWTPPHFWALALYRVEDYRKSGLPMLPVTHGNEFTRLQILLYTIVLMASCLMPFVYGMSSWLYLAAAVVLSIGFIGYAVALYRAYSDELARKTFRFSLIHLSALFAALLLDHYIF, from the coding sequence ATGACCGTCGCCACTGCCCGTTTGCCTCTGACTGCCTGGCAACAGTATCACGCGCTGACCAAACCGCGTGTGGTTCAGTTGATCGTTTTTTGTGCCCTGATCGGCATGGTGCTGGCTGTGCCCGGCGTGCCCAGCGTGGCCGAGCTGAAACTGGGTCTGTGGGCCTGCATCGGCATCTGGTTGGTGGCGGGCGCGGCTGCGGCCTTCAACTGCCTGGTTGAAAAAACCATCGACGCCAAAATGAAGCGCACCGCCTGGCGACCCACCGCCAAGGGTGAACTCAGTGACCAGCAGGCCTTGCTGTTTTCGGGCGTGCTTTGCGCCTTGGGCTCGGCCGTGTTGTACGTGCTGGTCAACCCACTCACCATGTGGCTCACCTTTGCCACCTTTGTGGGCTACGCCATCATCTACACCGTCATCTTGAAACCGCTCACACCACAGAACATTGTGATTGGCGGGGCCAGCGGTGCCATGCCGCCTGTGCTGGGCTGGGCGGCCATGACCGGGCAGGTCGGACCGGAAGCCTTGATCCTGTTCCTGATCATTTTTCTGTGGACGCCGCCGCACTTCTGGGCGCTGGCGCTCTACCGCGTCGAGGACTACCGCAAATCGGGCCTGCCCATGCTGCCTGTGACGCACGGCAACGAGTTCACGCGGCTGCAAATCCTGCTGTACACCATCGTGCTCATGGCGTCCTGCTTGATGCCCTTTGTCTACGGCATGAGCTCCTGGCTTTACTTGGCCGCTGCGGTGGTGCTGAGCATCGGCTTCATTGGCTATGCGGTGGCCCTGTACCGCGCTTACTCTGACGAGTTGGCCCGCAAGACTTTCCGTTTTTCCTTGATCCACTTGAGCGCTTTGTTTGCCGCCTTGCTGCTGGACCATTACATTTTTTAA
- the rpoH gene encoding RNA polymerase sigma factor RpoH, which produces MNIQTGSPATAIALSNPWAVVPSLGHLDAYISAVNRMPLLTLEEEQEAARQLKANDDLEAARKLVLSHLRLVVSVSRQYLGYGLPHGDLIQEGNVGLMKAVKRFDPDQGVRLVSYALHWIKAEIHEYILKNWRMVKLATTKAQRKLFFNLRSMKQGYKSDADEGTHRDTLTPDQVDAMANSLNVKREEVREMEMRMSGGDVLLDPAPSDDGEQAFGPIAYLADVNHEPTAMIEAHQRDVLASDGLATALNVLDERSRRIVEERWLKVNDNGSGGMTLHDLADEYGVSAERIRQIEVAAMKKMKKALVEFA; this is translated from the coding sequence ATGAACATTCAAACTGGTTCGCCCGCCACAGCCATCGCGCTGAGCAACCCCTGGGCGGTCGTGCCCTCGCTCGGCCACTTGGACGCCTACATTTCTGCGGTCAACCGCATGCCCCTGCTCACCCTGGAGGAAGAGCAAGAGGCCGCCCGCCAGCTCAAGGCCAACGACGACCTCGAAGCCGCCCGCAAGCTGGTGCTCTCGCACTTGCGACTGGTGGTATCGGTGTCGCGCCAGTACCTGGGCTACGGCCTGCCCCACGGCGACCTGATCCAGGAAGGCAATGTGGGCCTGATGAAAGCGGTCAAACGCTTTGACCCCGACCAGGGCGTGCGTCTGGTGAGCTACGCGCTGCATTGGATCAAGGCCGAAATCCACGAGTACATCCTGAAAAACTGGCGCATGGTCAAGTTGGCCACCACCAAAGCCCAGCGCAAATTGTTTTTCAACCTGCGCTCAATGAAGCAAGGCTACAAGTCCGATGCCGACGAAGGCACGCACCGCGATACCCTGACGCCCGACCAAGTGGATGCGATGGCGAACAGCCTGAACGTCAAGCGCGAGGAAGTGCGTGAGATGGAAATGCGCATGTCTGGCGGCGATGTGCTGCTGGATCCGGCCCCCTCAGACGATGGCGAACAGGCCTTTGGCCCCATCGCTTACTTGGCCGATGTGAACCACGAGCCCACCGCCATGATCGAAGCGCACCAGCGCGACGTGCTGGCCAGCGATGGACTCGCCACTGCGCTGAATGTGCTCGACGAGCGCAGCCGCCGCATCGTGGAAGAGCGCTGGCTCAAAGTGAATGACAACGGCTCGGGCGGCATGACGCTGCACGACCTGGCCGACGAGTACGGCGTGAGCGCCGAGCGCATCCGCCAGATCGAAGTCGCGGCCATGAAGAAGATGAAAAAGGCGCTGGTCGAGTTTGCTTGA
- the coaD gene encoding pantetheine-phosphate adenylyltransferase produces the protein MSRPAHTAVTAVYSGTFDPLTLGHEDAIRRAAQMFDQVIIAVARAHHKNTMFTLDERLALAQTALADCPNVKALPFDGLIVEFVRAQNAQVIVRGLRSVTDYDYETQMSGMNRHLAPEVDTVFLHTSAGVQHISSTLVREIAKLGGDVSGLVSTPVLNALQGKVAIKH, from the coding sequence ATGAGCCGACCTGCCCACACCGCTGTGACCGCTGTTTACTCCGGCACGTTTGACCCACTGACCTTGGGCCATGAAGACGCGATCCGCCGCGCTGCGCAGATGTTTGACCAGGTCATCATCGCGGTGGCCCGGGCGCACCACAAGAACACGATGTTCACCTTGGACGAGCGGCTGGCGCTGGCGCAAACCGCGTTGGCCGATTGCCCCAATGTGAAGGCCCTGCCTTTTGATGGCTTGATCGTGGAGTTTGTGCGCGCGCAAAACGCCCAGGTCATCGTGCGCGGCCTGCGTTCGGTGACCGATTACGACTACGAAACCCAAATGTCGGGCATGAACCGCCACCTCGCCCCGGAAGTGGACACGGTGTTCTTGCACACCAGCGCGGGCGTGCAGCACATCAGCAGCACCTTGGTGCGCGAAATCGCCAAACTTGGCGGCGATGTCTCGGGCCTGGTGTCCACCCCCGTGCTCAACGCCTTGCAGGGCAAGGTCGCGATCAAGCATTGA
- a CDS encoding SCO family protein, whose protein sequence is MTRRVFAKAAWLLAVSVAVGSLAGCGQDKPAFRGVDITGADYAQGFELRDQNGQVRTLQDFAGKAVVVFFGYTQCPDVCPTALQEMAQAKQLLGPDADKLQGVFITVDPERDTPELLKAYMANFGPDFVGLHPTPEQLPKVTKDFKIYFKKVEGKTPTSYTMDHSAGSFTFDPQGRIRLYNRHASGAEALATDVKILLSGK, encoded by the coding sequence ATGACGCGCAGAGTTTTTGCAAAAGCCGCTTGGCTGCTGGCTGTGTCCGTTGCCGTGGGGTCTTTGGCCGGTTGTGGTCAAGACAAACCCGCTTTTCGGGGGGTGGACATCACCGGGGCCGATTACGCCCAAGGCTTTGAGCTGCGTGACCAAAACGGCCAAGTGCGCACGCTCCAAGATTTTGCGGGCAAGGCGGTGGTGGTCTTTTTTGGCTACACCCAATGCCCCGATGTGTGTCCTACCGCTTTGCAGGAAATGGCCCAAGCCAAGCAGTTACTGGGTCCCGACGCTGACAAGCTGCAAGGCGTCTTCATCACCGTTGATCCGGAACGCGATACCCCAGAGTTGCTCAAGGCTTACATGGCCAACTTTGGTCCGGACTTTGTGGGCTTGCATCCCACGCCTGAGCAACTGCCCAAAGTGACCAAAGACTTCAAGATCTATTTCAAAAAGGTCGAGGGCAAAACCCCCACGAGTTACACCATGGACCACTCTGCGGGCAGTTTCACCTTTGACCCCCAAGGCCGCATCCGCTTGTACAACCGCCACGCCAGTGGAGCCGAGGCGCTGGCCACCGATGTGAAGATTTTGCTCAGCGGCAAGTGA
- the ftsY gene encoding signal recognition particle-docking protein FtsY: MFSFFKKKSPPAEVPSAPALAPHAAPPPVSAPLAGKPTAPANTPLAPPPSPTAATPDAPTARQGWLDRLKAGLRKTGASITTVFTGTRIDDELYEELETALLMADTGVKATEHLLQDLKRRVKEAKATEPSQVKTLLADAITELLQPLQKPLAIGDHHPTVIMVAGVNGAGKTTSIGKLTKHLADEGLSVLLAAADTFRAAAKEQLAVWADRNTVEIISQQGGDPAAVSFDAVSAGRARGRDVVLVDTAGRLPTQLHLMEELKKIKRVVQKADGTAPHEVLLVIDGNTGQNALAQVKAFDDTLGLTGLIVTKLDGTAKGGVLCAIAREKPIPVYFIGVGEKLEDLETFNAREFAQALLS, translated from the coding sequence ATGTTCAGTTTCTTCAAAAAAAAATCCCCACCTGCCGAGGTCCCATCGGCTCCAGCGCTTGCACCACACGCTGCTCCACCCCCTGTTTCAGCACCCCTGGCCGGCAAGCCAACAGCGCCTGCCAACACCCCCTTAGCGCCCCCACCCAGTCCGACAGCAGCAACCCCTGACGCCCCCACCGCCCGCCAGGGCTGGCTCGACCGCCTGAAGGCCGGCCTGCGCAAAACGGGCGCCAGCATCACCACCGTCTTCACCGGCACGCGCATCGATGACGAACTCTATGAAGAGCTGGAAACCGCCTTGCTGATGGCCGATACCGGCGTGAAAGCGACCGAGCATTTGCTGCAAGACCTCAAACGGCGGGTGAAAGAAGCCAAGGCCACCGAGCCATCGCAAGTCAAAACCTTGTTGGCCGATGCCATCACCGAGCTGCTGCAACCCTTGCAAAAGCCTCTGGCCATTGGCGACCACCACCCCACCGTGATCATGGTGGCCGGCGTCAACGGGGCGGGCAAAACCACCTCCATTGGCAAACTGACCAAGCACCTGGCGGACGAGGGCCTGAGCGTGCTGCTGGCCGCGGCCGACACCTTCCGCGCCGCGGCCAAAGAGCAGCTCGCCGTTTGGGCCGACCGCAACACGGTCGAGATCATCAGCCAGCAAGGCGGCGACCCGGCCGCCGTGAGCTTTGACGCCGTGAGCGCAGGCCGCGCGCGGGGCCGAGATGTGGTGCTGGTGGACACGGCCGGACGCCTGCCCACCCAGCTGCATCTGATGGAAGAGCTGAAAAAAATCAAACGGGTGGTGCAAAAGGCCGACGGCACCGCACCGCACGAGGTGCTGCTGGTGATCGATGGCAACACCGGCCAAAACGCCCTGGCCCAGGTCAAGGCCTTTGACGACACCCTGGGCCTCACCGGCCTGATCGTGACCAAGCTGGACGGCACCGCCAAGGGCGGGGTGCTGTGCGCCATCGCCCGCGAAAAGCCCATTCCCGTGTACTTCATTGGCGTGGGCGAGAAGCTGGAAGACCTGGAAACCTTCAACGCCCGCGAGTTTGCCCAGGCCCTGCTGAGCTGA
- a CDS encoding pitrilysin family protein, protein MKPNFLLGLSWAAALLASSFSATGQAPQGQGSAQPTGQTPAVSVAQVQTFTLANGMSLWVKPDRRAPTAVHMVWLRVGSMDEVDGTSGVAHVLEHMLFKGTPTLAVGEFSRRVAALGGRENAFTAKDYTGYYQQIPSNQLEAVMRLESDRFANNQWPDAEFAKELEVVKEERRLRTDDNPRAQLHEMLSATALSASPYRRPIVGWMSDLEAMTAQDARDFYRKWYTPANAVVVVAGDVDPLQVKALAETYYGTIPSRAVPERKPREEPAQQGLRRFEFKAPAEQSYVALAFKVPRLASLAVSPEHDDALALTVLAAVLDGYSGARLDRALTQGDNRLADSVGAYNGLMGRGPQFFYLEGVPAKGQSPEALEAALRAQVQRVATEGVNEAELQRVKTQWVASEIYKLDSVFNQARELGVAWTLGLPPDHGTQLIARLRQVTPAQVQAVAQKYFGDDSLTVATLRPQPLSGQPRARRALPGARH, encoded by the coding sequence ATGAAACCGAACTTTCTCTTGGGACTTTCCTGGGCAGCAGCCCTGCTGGCCAGCAGCTTCAGCGCCACGGGGCAGGCCCCGCAAGGCCAGGGCAGCGCCCAACCCACTGGCCAGACCCCAGCGGTCAGCGTGGCCCAGGTGCAGACCTTCACCTTGGCCAATGGCATGAGCTTGTGGGTCAAGCCCGATCGCCGCGCCCCCACCGCGGTGCACATGGTGTGGCTGCGCGTGGGCTCCATGGACGAGGTGGACGGCACCAGCGGCGTGGCCCACGTGCTCGAGCACATGTTGTTCAAAGGCACGCCCACCTTGGCTGTGGGTGAGTTTTCAAGGCGCGTGGCCGCTTTGGGCGGGCGCGAAAACGCCTTCACCGCCAAGGATTACACCGGCTATTACCAGCAAATCCCATCGAATCAACTCGAAGCCGTGATGCGTCTGGAGTCGGACCGCTTTGCCAACAACCAGTGGCCCGATGCCGAATTCGCCAAAGAGCTGGAGGTGGTGAAAGAAGAGCGCCGCCTGCGCACCGACGACAACCCCCGGGCCCAGTTGCACGAAATGCTCTCGGCCACGGCCTTGTCGGCCTCGCCTTACCGCCGCCCCATTGTCGGCTGGATGAGCGACTTGGAGGCCATGACGGCGCAAGACGCCCGCGATTTTTACCGCAAGTGGTACACCCCGGCCAACGCGGTGGTGGTGGTGGCGGGCGATGTGGACCCGCTGCAAGTCAAGGCGCTGGCCGAGACGTATTACGGCACCATCCCGAGCAGGGCAGTGCCTGAGCGCAAGCCCCGGGAAGAGCCTGCGCAGCAAGGTCTGCGCCGTTTCGAATTCAAAGCCCCGGCCGAGCAGTCGTATGTGGCACTGGCCTTCAAGGTACCGCGCCTGGCCAGCCTGGCGGTCTCGCCCGAACACGACGATGCCCTGGCCTTGACGGTGCTGGCCGCCGTGCTCGATGGTTACAGTGGCGCCCGACTGGACCGTGCGCTGACCCAAGGCGACAACCGCTTGGCCGACAGCGTGGGGGCCTACAACGGCCTCATGGGCCGGGGCCCGCAGTTCTTTTATCTGGAAGGTGTGCCGGCCAAGGGCCAAAGCCCCGAGGCGCTGGAAGCGGCCTTGCGTGCCCAGGTGCAACGCGTGGCGACGGAAGGTGTCAACGAGGCCGAGCTGCAGCGCGTCAAAACCCAATGGGTGGCCAGCGAAATCTACAAGCTGGACTCCGTCTTCAACCAGGCCCGCGAGTTGGGCGTGGCTTGGACGCTGGGCTTGCCGCCGGACCACGGCACGCAGTTGATCGCCCGGCTGCGGCAGGTCACGCCTGCCCAGGTGCAGGCCGTGGCGCAAAAGTATTTTGGAGACGACAGCCTCACCGTGGCCACTTTGCGGCCGCAGCCTCTGTCGGGCCAGCCCCGGGCGCGCCGTGCCCTGCCCGGTGCACGCCATTAA
- a CDS encoding pitrilysin family protein — protein MKAQTPMSLILSLNALAWRRSTLALACWAAASWAQASLPIQHWTQPSGARVYLVESHAIPMVDVQIDIDAGSRRDPAAKAGLASVMAGQMANGTRAEPPVQGKGQGLYPQAMDENQIGEAWADLGASFGVSAGGDRMSFGLRSLNYPDLLDKAVALAARQMAHPAFPEAMWLRDRERLSASIRESLTKPGTVVQHRFAQAVYGPHPYGQRVTPESLSRIGVQDFKNLHAQALRACRATVSVVGALSRAQTDALVQRLLAQWPRESGCQSLPTVPEVAPLAAAQNLNLPFDSAQAHVLMGQPGYKRTDPDFFALLVGNHILGGGGFVSRLTEQVREKRGLSYSVYSAFAPGLHAGAFMVGLQTRPDQAKQAVAVAQEVVQGFVRQGPTEAELQAAKSNLVGGFALRIDSNRKLLDNVANIAWNRLPLDYLNTWTRQIERVSAADVQRAMARVLQPERMVTVVVGGQP, from the coding sequence ATGAAAGCCCAAACCCCCATGTCCCTGATCCTTTCCTTGAACGCATTGGCTTGGAGGCGCTCGACCTTGGCGCTGGCCTGTTGGGCTGCGGCCAGCTGGGCACAGGCCTCATTGCCCATCCAGCACTGGACCCAGCCCAGCGGTGCACGCGTGTATTTGGTCGAAAGCCACGCCATCCCCATGGTCGATGTGCAGATCGACATCGATGCCGGCAGCCGCCGCGACCCGGCAGCGAAGGCGGGCCTGGCCTCGGTCATGGCCGGGCAAATGGCCAACGGCACACGTGCCGAGCCACCAGTGCAAGGGAAGGGCCAAGGCCTTTACCCCCAGGCCATGGACGAAAACCAGATCGGTGAGGCCTGGGCCGACCTGGGCGCCAGCTTTGGGGTCAGTGCAGGCGGTGACCGCATGAGCTTTGGCCTGCGCAGCCTGAATTACCCCGACTTGCTGGACAAAGCCGTGGCCTTGGCGGCGCGGCAAATGGCGCACCCCGCTTTCCCAGAGGCCATGTGGCTGCGCGACCGCGAACGCCTCAGCGCCTCCATCCGTGAATCGCTGACCAAGCCCGGTACGGTGGTGCAGCACCGCTTTGCGCAAGCCGTGTACGGCCCGCACCCCTATGGCCAACGGGTCACGCCCGAGAGCTTGTCGCGCATCGGCGTGCAAGACTTCAAAAACCTGCACGCTCAGGCCCTGCGGGCGTGCCGCGCCACGGTGAGCGTGGTGGGGGCTTTGAGCCGCGCTCAAACCGATGCCTTGGTGCAGCGCCTGCTGGCGCAGTGGCCCCGCGAATCAGGCTGCCAGAGCTTGCCAACCGTGCCCGAAGTGGCCCCTTTGGCCGCCGCGCAAAACCTGAACCTGCCCTTTGACTCGGCCCAGGCCCATGTGCTGATGGGCCAGCCCGGCTACAAACGCACCGACCCCGACTTTTTTGCCCTGTTGGTGGGCAACCACATTTTGGGCGGCGGTGGCTTTGTTTCACGCCTGACCGAGCAGGTGCGCGAAAAACGCGGCCTGAGCTACAGCGTCTACAGCGCATTTGCCCCGGGTCTGCACGCCGGAGCTTTCATGGTGGGCCTGCAAACCCGACCTGATCAGGCCAAGCAAGCTGTGGCCGTGGCCCAAGAGGTGGTGCAGGGCTTTGTGCGCCAAGGCCCCACCGAGGCCGAGCTGCAAGCGGCCAAATCCAACCTGGTGGGCGGCTTTGCGCTGCGCATCGACAGCAACCGCAAGCTGCTGGACAACGTGGCCAATATTGCTTGGAACCGGTTGCCTTTGGACTACCTGAACACTTGGACGCGGCAGATCGAGCGCGTCAGCGCCGCCGATGTGCAACGCGCCATGGCCCGGGTCCTGCAGCCCGAGCGCATGGTCACGGTGGTGGTGGGCGGTCAACCCTGA
- a CDS encoding tripartite tricarboxylate transporter substrate binding protein yields the protein MTARSPAGFSRRHLAQALAAAVAWGLTPSWANPSANAAKAWPTQTVRLVVGFPAGSSPDLTARALAEPLAKVLGHNVIVENKVGAGGNIAADFVAKSTDGHTLGLMINGNMTIARILNPKVPYDPLKDLAPISLIGKAPLVLTVPASGPGVAPGQTAAEWLSQAQKAGDKLSYASPGVGTVAHLGMELLKTKAGIAPVHVPYPGNPQIITAMLGGQVQLALLPPALSAAQVRGGKLRAIGASSTGRSPVAAEVPSLSEIGVKDYQLEIWNALAAPASMPAAVASQLSALVSEIVREPEMRARLFQQGWQVVGSSPEGLRNRIASDTKALGDIIRSQKIELN from the coding sequence ATGACTGCTCGCTCTCCCGCTGGTTTTTCTCGCCGCCATTTGGCCCAAGCCCTCGCTGCTGCTGTGGCTTGGGGTCTGACGCCGTCTTGGGCCAATCCTTCGGCCAACGCCGCCAAAGCATGGCCCACGCAAACTGTGCGCTTGGTGGTGGGTTTCCCGGCCGGCTCCAGCCCCGATCTGACAGCCCGGGCTTTGGCTGAACCGCTGGCCAAAGTCTTGGGCCACAACGTGATCGTCGAGAACAAAGTGGGCGCAGGCGGCAACATCGCCGCCGACTTCGTGGCCAAGTCCACCGACGGCCACACCTTGGGCCTGATGATCAATGGCAACATGACCATTGCCCGCATCCTGAACCCCAAGGTGCCTTATGACCCACTCAAAGACCTCGCACCCATCAGCCTGATCGGCAAAGCGCCTTTGGTCCTGACTGTGCCCGCGTCAGGACCCGGAGTGGCGCCTGGCCAAACCGCAGCCGAGTGGCTGAGCCAAGCCCAAAAAGCGGGAGACAAACTCAGCTACGCCTCACCCGGTGTCGGCACCGTGGCGCACCTGGGCATGGAGCTGCTCAAGACCAAAGCCGGCATTGCGCCCGTGCATGTGCCCTATCCCGGTAACCCGCAGATCATCACCGCCATGCTCGGTGGCCAGGTGCAACTGGCCTTGCTGCCACCCGCACTGTCGGCGGCGCAAGTGCGTGGCGGCAAACTGCGTGCCATTGGCGCATCGAGCACCGGGCGCAGCCCCGTGGCCGCCGAGGTGCCCAGCCTGTCGGAGATCGGGGTGAAGGACTACCAGCTGGAAATCTGGAATGCGTTGGCCGCACCGGCCTCGATGCCTGCGGCAGTGGCCAGCCAACTGTCGGCCTTGGTCAGCGAGATCGTGCGTGAGCCGGAAATGCGTGCGCGTTTGTTCCAGCAAGGCTGGCAAGTCGTGGGCTCATCGCCTGAAGGTTTGCGCAACCGGATTGCGTCCGACACGAAAGCGCTGGGCGACATCATCCGCAGCCAGAAAATCGAGTTGAATTGA
- a CDS encoding heme A synthase, with protein MTEVDLYNLEPILELMAVGLAVACLPLGWWLWRQRSASPSGRLKALTLITLFLTFDLVLFGAFTRLTDSGLGCPDWPGCYGSATPIGAKVEITAAQTAMPSGPVTHSKAWIEMVHRYLATGVGVLILTLAAMTWWLRRQSREVSPWLPTVTLLWVCMQGAFGALTVTMKLFPAIVTLHLMGGIGLLVLLMAQAVRYDGAGAQPLPSPLRWALWAGFVLLGIQIALGGWVSTNYAVLACPDFPTCHGQWVPEMNWQGFGLWRELGYTPSGELLPFSALASIHFVHRSAAWLVLAVLLWVGWRLRVQPGLAVAGRWLLGLCALQFATGLSNVVLGWPLLAAVMHTGGAAAMALTLTWALSVSRADNSGPSLLSKKLAE; from the coding sequence ATGACCGAAGTGGACCTGTACAACCTCGAACCCATTTTGGAGTTGATGGCCGTTGGCTTGGCCGTGGCTTGTTTGCCATTGGGCTGGTGGCTGTGGCGGCAGCGCAGCGCCTCGCCATCGGGGCGGCTCAAGGCCCTGACCCTGATCACGCTGTTTCTGACCTTTGATCTGGTGCTGTTCGGGGCCTTCACCCGCCTGACCGACTCTGGCCTGGGATGCCCGGATTGGCCGGGGTGCTATGGCAGCGCCACGCCGATCGGGGCCAAGGTCGAAATCACGGCGGCCCAAACGGCCATGCCCAGCGGACCGGTCACGCACAGCAAGGCCTGGATCGAGATGGTGCACCGCTATCTGGCCACTGGGGTGGGTGTTCTGATCCTGACGTTGGCCGCCATGACCTGGTGGCTGCGCCGTCAAAGCCGGGAGGTCAGTCCCTGGTTGCCCACTGTGACCTTGCTTTGGGTCTGCATGCAAGGGGCGTTCGGCGCCCTCACGGTGACCATGAAGCTCTTTCCGGCCATCGTCACCTTGCACCTGATGGGCGGCATCGGCTTGTTGGTTTTGTTGATGGCGCAAGCCGTGCGCTATGACGGCGCAGGCGCACAACCCTTGCCATCGCCCTTGCGCTGGGCTTTGTGGGCCGGCTTTGTTTTGCTGGGGATTCAAATTGCCTTGGGTGGCTGGGTCAGCACCAATTACGCCGTATTGGCGTGCCCCGATTTCCCCACCTGTCATGGCCAGTGGGTGCCCGAGATGAATTGGCAAGGCTTTGGCCTCTGGCGAGAGCTGGGGTACACCCCAAGCGGTGAGCTCTTGCCATTTTCGGCGTTGGCGTCGATCCATTTTGTGCACCGCTCGGCCGCTTGGCTGGTCTTGGCGGTGCTGCTGTGGGTGGGCTGGCGTTTGCGGGTACAGCCTGGCTTGGCTGTGGCTGGGCGTTGGTTGCTGGGTCTGTGTGCCTTGCAGTTCGCCACCGGCTTGAGCAATGTGGTGCTGGGCTGGCCCTTGCTGGCCGCTGTCATGCACACCGGGGGGGCTGCTGCCATGGCCTTGACCCTGACCTGGGCCTTGAGTGTCAGCCGGGCTGATAATTCAGGGCCTTCTCTTCTTTCCAAAAAGCTAGCCGAATGA
- the rsmD gene encoding 16S rRNA (guanine(966)-N(2))-methyltransferase RsmD — translation MSFAPSKRPPLSGAVRHAAAKKPKNPVPKGPSSHEIRIIGGQWRRTRLKVMDKPGLRPTPDRVRETLFNWLGQDLSGWRCVDAFAGTGVLGLEAASRGAAHVLMVEQDAMLVRDLEGHVTRLKASMVSVQRGDAVSTLGRLPAGSVDLVFIDPPFDGPWFEPALKAATRAVPVGGWIYLEAPVAWPAEALAALGLQCERHLKAGAVHAHLLQRTSPVAGPTPSATPIEGDTP, via the coding sequence ATGTCCTTTGCCCCATCCAAACGTCCACCGCTGAGCGGCGCGGTCCGTCATGCCGCCGCAAAAAAGCCCAAGAATCCGGTGCCCAAAGGCCCGTCCTCCCATGAGATTCGCATCATCGGTGGGCAATGGCGCCGCACCCGGCTGAAGGTGATGGACAAACCCGGTCTGCGGCCCACGCCCGACCGCGTGCGTGAAACTTTGTTCAACTGGCTGGGCCAGGACCTGAGCGGCTGGCGCTGCGTGGACGCGTTTGCCGGCACCGGCGTGCTGGGGCTGGAGGCCGCCTCGCGCGGCGCGGCCCATGTGCTGATGGTCGAGCAAGACGCCATGCTCGTGCGCGATTTGGAGGGCCATGTCACCCGCCTCAAAGCCAGCATGGTCAGCGTGCAGCGCGGTGATGCGGTGAGCACTTTGGGCCGTTTGCCTGCGGGCAGTGTGGACCTGGTGTTCATCGACCCGCCCTTTGACGGCCCTTGGTTTGAACCGGCCCTCAAAGCCGCCACCCGGGCCGTGCCCGTGGGTGGCTGGATTTACCTGGAAGCGCCGGTGGCCTGGCCTGCCGAGGCGCTGGCGGCTTTGGGCCTGCAGTGCGAGCGCCACCTCAAAGCGGGTGCGGTGCATGCGCACTTGTTGCAACGCACGAGCCCCGTGGCTGGGCCCACCCCATCCGCTACCCCGATCGAAGGAGACACGCCATGA